A genomic window from Brevibacillus agri includes:
- the pyc gene encoding pyruvate carboxylase, which translates to MAKRKINRLLVANRGEIAIRIFRAATELGIRTVAIYSEQDNVSIHRFKADESYLVGAGKGPIEAYLDIDSIIEIAKRNDIDAIHPGYGFLAENADFAKRCQEEGIIFIGPSPELIEKFGDKVEARKLAIEAQIPVIPGTPEPIESLQEALLFAKEYGYPIIIKGVSGGGGRGMRIVRSQDELQESLDRARSEARSSFGNAKVYLERYLEQPKHIEVQILGDNHGNIVHLYERDCSVQRRHQKVVEVAPSLSLDDNLREEICQAALTLMKKAGYSNAGTVEFLLTPDKRFYFIEVNPRIQVEHTITELITGIDIVQSQIRVAEGHALSDPEIGIASQSQIQMSGYAIQCRVTTEDAENNFLPDAGRLSAWRSGGGFGVRLDGGNGYPGAIITPFYDSLLVKISTYGTSFDQAARKMLRTLREFRIRGVKTNLPFLENVVTHPDFLSGNYDTSFIDTKPELFVFPGRQDRGSKLLSYIGNTIVNGYPGMAKPDKKPHFDTPRIPRTPFAQPYPDGTKQILDKEGAAGLVRWIQEQKQVLVTDTTFRDAHQSLFATRVRTYDLASIAEATGKLGAGLFSLEMWGGATFDTSMRFLQESPWERLQILRERIPNVLFQMLLRGANAVGYTNYPDNVIQAFVKASAENGIDVFRIFDSLNWLPGMQTAIDAVRETGKVAEAAICYTGDILDPTKTKYTLSYYVNLAKELEKAGAHILAIKDMAGLLKPYAAYELVSALKQEIGIPIHLHTHDTSGNGAAMLLKAVEAGVDIVDACVSSMSGLTSQPSLNGLIASLAHTERDTGLSLESFNKLSDYWEDVRPYYQGFESGMKASNTEVYVHEMPGGQYTNLEQQAKAVGLEGRWDEVKRMYAVVNQMCGDIVKVTPSSKVVGDLALFMVQNNLNEENIWEKGERLDFPDSVIQFFQGYLGQPPGGFPKRLQQLVLKGRDAFTARPGELLAPIDFNEVAAELVEKIGREPSELDVLSYIMYPQVYLQYDQRLKEYGDLSVLNTPTFFYGLRPGEETAITIERGKTLIIKLVAVGELHPDGRRIIYFELNGQPREIFVRDQSAKVSETIRRKADPQNSAHLGASMPGKVLKVLVSEGDKVRKGEHLLVSEAMKMETTIQAPQDGKVKAVYVKAGEAIETGDLLIEME; encoded by the coding sequence TTGGCAAAGAGAAAGATCAATCGGTTACTGGTAGCAAACCGCGGCGAGATCGCGATCCGCATCTTCCGCGCTGCCACTGAGCTCGGCATTCGCACTGTCGCGATTTACTCCGAGCAAGACAACGTCTCGATTCATCGTTTCAAAGCGGACGAGTCCTACCTCGTCGGTGCCGGAAAAGGCCCGATTGAAGCCTATCTGGATATCGACAGCATCATCGAGATCGCCAAGCGCAACGATATCGATGCGATCCACCCAGGGTATGGCTTCCTCGCCGAAAATGCCGATTTCGCCAAGCGCTGCCAGGAGGAAGGGATCATTTTCATCGGACCTTCTCCTGAACTGATTGAAAAATTCGGTGACAAGGTAGAAGCGCGCAAGCTTGCCATCGAAGCGCAAATTCCGGTCATTCCAGGGACGCCGGAGCCGATCGAATCGCTGCAGGAAGCTCTTCTGTTTGCCAAAGAGTACGGCTATCCGATCATCATCAAAGGGGTTTCCGGCGGCGGCGGCCGCGGCATGCGCATCGTGCGCAGCCAGGACGAGCTGCAGGAGTCGCTTGATCGCGCCCGATCCGAAGCACGTTCATCGTTTGGCAACGCCAAAGTGTATTTGGAACGCTATCTGGAACAGCCCAAACATATCGAAGTGCAAATACTGGGCGACAACCACGGCAACATCGTGCATTTGTACGAGCGCGACTGCTCCGTCCAAAGACGCCACCAAAAAGTCGTGGAAGTGGCGCCAAGCCTTTCTCTTGACGACAACCTGCGGGAAGAAATTTGCCAGGCCGCTCTCACCCTCATGAAAAAAGCTGGCTACTCCAACGCGGGGACGGTCGAGTTTTTGCTCACGCCGGATAAGCGCTTTTACTTCATTGAAGTCAATCCGCGCATTCAGGTGGAGCATACGATTACCGAGCTGATTACCGGCATCGACATCGTGCAGTCGCAAATCCGCGTCGCGGAAGGACACGCCCTCTCCGATCCGGAAATCGGGATCGCCTCGCAGTCCCAGATTCAAATGAGCGGCTATGCGATCCAGTGTCGCGTAACGACCGAAGATGCGGAAAACAACTTCCTGCCCGATGCTGGCCGCCTGTCAGCCTGGCGCTCCGGCGGTGGCTTCGGCGTCCGTCTCGACGGCGGAAACGGCTATCCCGGCGCGATCATCACACCGTTTTACGATTCGCTTTTGGTCAAAATCTCCACGTACGGAACCAGCTTTGACCAGGCCGCGCGCAAAATGCTTCGAACGCTGCGCGAATTCCGCATCCGCGGTGTGAAAACCAACCTGCCTTTCCTGGAGAACGTCGTGACGCATCCTGATTTCCTCAGCGGGAACTACGACACCTCCTTCATTGATACAAAGCCGGAGCTGTTCGTGTTCCCCGGTCGTCAGGACAGGGGTTCGAAACTACTATCGTACATCGGCAACACGATTGTCAACGGCTATCCGGGCATGGCAAAGCCGGACAAAAAGCCGCACTTTGACACCCCGCGCATTCCGCGCACGCCGTTTGCCCAGCCGTATCCGGACGGCACGAAGCAAATTTTGGACAAGGAAGGCGCCGCTGGCCTCGTCCGCTGGATTCAGGAGCAAAAGCAGGTGCTCGTGACCGACACGACATTCCGCGATGCCCACCAGTCTTTGTTTGCCACACGCGTGCGCACCTACGACCTCGCCTCGATTGCCGAAGCGACAGGCAAGCTCGGCGCGGGACTTTTCTCCCTGGAGATGTGGGGCGGTGCCACGTTTGACACGTCCATGCGCTTCTTGCAGGAATCGCCGTGGGAGCGGCTGCAAATTTTGCGCGAGCGCATCCCGAACGTCCTGTTCCAGATGCTTTTGCGCGGGGCAAACGCAGTCGGCTACACGAACTACCCGGACAACGTCATTCAGGCGTTTGTCAAAGCTTCTGCGGAAAACGGCATCGACGTCTTCCGGATCTTCGACAGCCTGAACTGGCTGCCGGGCATGCAGACAGCGATTGATGCGGTGCGCGAAACAGGCAAAGTGGCCGAAGCGGCGATTTGCTACACGGGCGACATTTTGGACCCGACCAAAACGAAATACACCCTGTCCTACTACGTCAACCTGGCAAAAGAGCTGGAAAAAGCCGGGGCGCACATCCTCGCCATCAAAGACATGGCGGGCCTCTTAAAACCTTACGCTGCCTATGAGCTCGTCTCCGCCTTGAAGCAGGAAATCGGCATTCCGATCCACCTGCACACGCACGATACGTCCGGCAACGGCGCGGCGATGCTGCTCAAAGCAGTCGAAGCAGGAGTCGATATCGTCGACGCGTGCGTCAGCTCCATGTCCGGCCTGACCTCGCAACCGAGCCTGAACGGCTTGATCGCGAGCCTCGCCCACACCGAGCGCGATACGGGCCTGTCGCTTGAGTCGTTCAACAAGCTGTCCGATTACTGGGAGGACGTCCGCCCGTACTACCAAGGCTTCGAGAGCGGCATGAAGGCCAGCAACACAGAAGTGTACGTCCACGAAATGCCGGGCGGCCAGTACACCAACCTGGAACAGCAGGCTAAAGCGGTCGGTCTGGAAGGACGCTGGGACGAGGTGAAGCGCATGTACGCTGTCGTCAACCAGATGTGCGGCGACATCGTGAAGGTCACCCCTTCCTCCAAGGTCGTCGGCGACCTGGCCCTGTTCATGGTGCAAAACAACCTGAACGAAGAAAACATTTGGGAAAAAGGCGAACGCCTCGACTTCCCGGACTCTGTCATCCAGTTTTTCCAAGGCTACCTGGGCCAACCGCCAGGCGGCTTCCCGAAACGTTTGCAACAGCTCGTGCTGAAAGGCCGCGACGCTTTCACCGCTCGCCCTGGCGAACTGCTGGCGCCGATTGATTTTAACGAGGTCGCTGCTGAGCTGGTGGAAAAAATCGGACGCGAGCCGAGCGAGCTGGATGTGCTGTCGTACATCATGTACCCGCAAGTGTACCTGCAATATGACCAGCGCCTGAAAGAATACGGCGACCTGTCCGTCCTGAACACCCCTACGTTCTTCTACGGGCTGCGTCCAGGCGAAGAGACGGCGATTACGATCGAGCGCGGGAAAACGTTGATTATCAAGCTGGTTGCCGTCGGCGAACTGCATCCGGACGGCCGCCGCATCATTTACTTCGAGCTGAACGGACAGCCGCGGGAAATTTTCGTCCGCGACCAGTCGGCCAAAGTCTCGGAGACGATCCGGCGCAAGGCTGATCCGCAAAACTCCGCTCACCTGGGCGCCTCGATGCCGGGCAAAGTGTTGAAAGTGCTCGTGTCCGAAGGGGACAAGGTACGCAAAGGCGAACACCTCCTCGTCAGCGAAGCGATGAAGATGGAGACGACCATCCAGGCGCCGCAGGACGGAAAAGTCAAGGCCGTTTACGTCAAAGCGGGCGAAGCGATCGAAACTGGCGATCTGCTCATTGAAATGGAGTAG
- a CDS encoding S-layer homology domain-containing protein — protein sequence MRKQLILASLAALLVIGTPVAEAKTNETNATPYTDIADHWAKKEIEKLYIAGAVGNAESFRPDDPVTRGELVTMFVKAKGIAPGTTSQSPFADIPASSWMAPFAETAYRLGIVHGTKQGSQLFLQADELVTREELVSILIRSKGESGAVNQVKWSTTIQTLAKYPDGQSVGKSYQRAFVYALEKGLVSPYADGTLKPKNAMTRAEAATYAALHLVKSEAAKSSQQLFNGTAYKQALTVQTTAYSNPNQPILSYLEYPLREGVVAVDPSVIPLGSHLYIDGYGYAVAADIGGAVKQRHVDLYLPTLQQARSYGMKQGVKVYVLD from the coding sequence ATGAGGAAACAACTGATCCTGGCCTCGCTGGCAGCCTTGCTGGTCATCGGCACGCCAGTCGCAGAGGCAAAGACAAACGAGACGAATGCGACACCTTATACAGACATTGCCGACCATTGGGCCAAAAAAGAAATTGAAAAACTTTACATAGCAGGGGCTGTTGGCAACGCCGAGTCGTTCCGCCCGGACGATCCTGTCACTCGCGGCGAGCTGGTGACGATGTTTGTGAAAGCAAAGGGCATTGCGCCGGGTACGACAAGTCAGTCGCCGTTTGCCGACATACCTGCAAGCAGTTGGATGGCTCCTTTTGCGGAAACAGCTTATCGGCTCGGGATCGTCCACGGAACGAAGCAAGGAAGCCAATTGTTTTTGCAGGCTGATGAGCTTGTCACCAGAGAAGAGCTTGTGTCCATTTTGATTCGCTCCAAGGGCGAAAGCGGTGCCGTCAACCAGGTGAAATGGTCGACGACGATCCAGACACTGGCCAAGTATCCCGATGGGCAAAGCGTGGGCAAGAGCTACCAGCGGGCATTCGTTTACGCGCTGGAAAAAGGCTTGGTCAGCCCGTATGCAGACGGTACCTTGAAGCCGAAAAACGCGATGACGAGAGCGGAAGCAGCCACGTATGCGGCGCTGCACCTGGTCAAAAGCGAGGCCGCGAAAAGTTCGCAGCAGCTTTTTAACGGAACCGCTTACAAGCAAGCGCTGACCGTCCAGACGACCGCGTACAGCAATCCGAACCAGCCGATCCTCTCATACCTGGAGTATCCGCTGCGCGAGGGTGTCGTCGCTGTCGATCCGTCCGTCATTCCGCTGGGAAGCCATCTGTATATCGACGGCTACGGCTATGCGGTCGCGGCCGACATCGGCGGCGCAGTCAAACAGCGCCATGTCGACCTGTATTTGCCGACCTTGCAGCAAGCCCGCAGCTACGGCATGAAGCAAGGCGTGAAAGTGTACGTGCTGGATTAA
- a CDS encoding DUF2953 domain-containing protein — MWGWVFAGLFALLALLAVTPVKITCYYSRKEEDDQLEVEITVWHGLFSRKYEIPMLLFKVSPAGQELVAQVDTIQQGSKIQEKVKDFTRRQVKELYHNYRELVDRVRDLLPLIKDLCKQIHCTKLEWHTLLGTGQAAETGALTGIIWGVKSVIVGVLSHSISLRAMPAMSVQPVWNAAVIQTTFRCVFHFYLGHFLLSLLKIALRIRRSNQRKWQTTPSQA, encoded by the coding sequence TTGTGGGGCTGGGTATTTGCCGGATTGTTTGCCTTGCTGGCGCTGCTTGCCGTCACGCCAGTGAAAATCACTTGTTACTACAGTCGAAAAGAGGAAGACGACCAGCTAGAAGTCGAGATTACGGTATGGCACGGCTTGTTTTCCCGAAAATACGAGATCCCGATGCTGCTGTTCAAGGTGTCTCCTGCCGGCCAGGAGTTGGTAGCGCAGGTGGACACGATCCAGCAAGGAAGCAAAATACAGGAGAAGGTCAAAGACTTTACCCGCAGGCAAGTGAAAGAGTTGTATCACAACTACCGGGAGCTTGTCGATCGGGTGCGGGATTTGTTGCCGCTCATCAAAGACTTGTGCAAGCAGATTCACTGCACCAAGCTGGAGTGGCATACGCTTTTGGGCACTGGGCAGGCGGCTGAGACCGGGGCACTGACCGGGATCATCTGGGGCGTCAAAAGCGTGATTGTCGGCGTCCTGTCGCATTCCATCTCGCTGCGGGCGATGCCGGCGATGAGCGTCCAGCCAGTCTGGAACGCAGCCGTCATCCAGACGACGTTTCGCTGCGTCTTTCATTTTTATTTGGGTCATTTTCTTTTGTCCTTATTGAAAATTGCGCTGCGGATCAGAAGAAGCAACCAGCGCAAATGGCAAACGACGCCATCGCAGGCGTAA
- a CDS encoding MBL fold metallo-hydrolase, translating to MKAEQISAHIWCIKAWMLIPVRVWAVLEEDGVTLVDAGMPFMAKGIAAFLKKQGAGPLKRILLTHGHSDHVGAVQKLVAAEQVPVYAHRIEIPYMEGRELYPRRKKREFNVQAGLAQPLPEAEGGGLAAIAGLQPYWTPGHSPGHVIYYHEQDRVLLAGDLFTSKRGRLHRPMPMFTADMTEAVKSSRILRQLQPLRLEVCHGDAVHNPAEQLDGYLAEMSRTFSIPASTLQ from the coding sequence ATGAAAGCAGAGCAAATCTCGGCGCATATATGGTGCATCAAGGCGTGGATGCTGATTCCCGTGCGCGTCTGGGCGGTGCTGGAGGAGGACGGCGTGACCCTGGTCGATGCGGGGATGCCGTTCATGGCAAAAGGCATTGCGGCTTTTTTGAAAAAACAAGGCGCGGGCCCGCTGAAGCGCATCTTGCTGACGCACGGCCACTCCGATCATGTCGGGGCCGTCCAAAAGCTCGTCGCGGCGGAGCAAGTGCCAGTGTATGCGCATCGGATCGAGATTCCGTACATGGAAGGCCGCGAGCTGTACCCGCGCCGCAAAAAACGGGAGTTCAACGTACAGGCTGGCCTGGCGCAGCCGCTGCCGGAAGCAGAAGGCGGAGGATTGGCCGCCATCGCCGGACTGCAGCCGTATTGGACGCCAGGCCATTCGCCAGGGCATGTCATCTACTATCACGAGCAGGATCGTGTGCTGTTGGCGGGCGACTTGTTTACGTCGAAGCGAGGCAGGCTGCATCGTCCTATGCCGATGTTCACCGCTGACATGACAGAGGCGGTGAAAAGCAGCCGGATTTTGCGGCAGCTTCAGCCGCTGCGGCTGGAAGTATGCCATGGCGATGCCGTGCACAATCCCGCCGAGCAACTCGACGGGTATTTGGCCGAAATGTCCCGCACCTTTTCCATTCCGGCGAGCACGCTACAGTAG
- the ytfJ gene encoding GerW family sporulation protein has protein sequence MADHPIQGLMRTAMENIKQMVDVNTIIGDPVETPDGSVILPISKVGFGFAAGGSEFQYDQHHQGIAGHPFGGGSGGGVSITPVAFLVVGKQGIRSIPLENTTHLYDRILDSVPQFVDKMQSLFKKQEEPPVHTQPVRVRVDEHDLEELIDRG, from the coding sequence ATGGCAGACCACCCCATTCAGGGCTTAATGCGTACAGCGATGGAAAACATCAAGCAAATGGTCGACGTCAACACGATCATTGGCGATCCGGTCGAGACACCTGACGGCAGCGTGATTCTCCCGATCTCCAAGGTAGGATTTGGCTTTGCGGCAGGGGGAAGCGAGTTTCAGTACGACCAGCATCACCAGGGAATCGCAGGCCACCCTTTTGGCGGCGGTAGCGGGGGCGGCGTCTCGATTACTCCGGTTGCCTTTTTAGTGGTCGGAAAACAAGGAATCCGCTCCATACCGCTTGAAAATACGACGCATCTGTACGACCGGATTCTCGATTCGGTCCCGCAGTTTGTGGACAAGATGCAGTCGCTGTTTAAAAAGCAGGAGGAACCACCTGTTCATACCCAGCCGGTAAGGGTGAGAGTAGACGAGCACGACTTGGAAGAGCTGATAGACCGGGGATAA
- the fliD gene encoding flagellar filament capping protein FliD yields MKLDRVSHIPYSQRVGRYHFQMVQAKLGAPVEPIFGYSLQPYYTRQQQWMADLSDSLSRLYRFFADLDNAAREFDPSRPNSAINQRAVASSAPEAAAVQADSQAASGTHRLRIVSLASGQSHTSKALPGDAPTVVLEGPQQFVLRMGEQEELFSYDSQASDSHADSLRSIAEALRGSSLGLDARIVSEGQSIALTVSSRQSGAAAAFELRDVTGNTVRSLGLDRVTQKASDAVYLWDGVQHTSPSNRVTLSDGAVQLSLRQAGENEIAITISPDMEQLLRHTRTLVNGYNRLHAFLAEQSPVLATQKLDTFTRMAQASGGTLGNYGLRVQSDGQIALDESAWRAAVSANFSGFAKEMAGLSRSFREEVIRVQSKPFASFSRSYEAATSANPYEQTTASGMQFRFAARTGLFFNQLW; encoded by the coding sequence TTGAAATTGGATCGGGTCAGCCATATTCCGTATAGCCAGCGAGTCGGCCGCTACCATTTCCAGATGGTTCAGGCGAAGCTCGGCGCACCTGTCGAACCGATTTTTGGCTATAGCCTGCAGCCATACTACACCCGACAGCAACAGTGGATGGCTGATCTCTCCGATTCCTTGTCCCGCCTGTACCGCTTTTTTGCTGACCTGGACAACGCTGCGCGCGAGTTTGATCCGTCTCGGCCAAACAGCGCGATCAACCAGCGAGCTGTCGCCTCCTCTGCTCCCGAAGCGGCAGCCGTCCAGGCAGATTCGCAAGCAGCGAGCGGCACGCACCGTTTGCGCATCGTCTCGCTGGCGAGCGGACAGTCCCATACAAGCAAAGCGTTGCCGGGCGACGCTCCTACCGTCGTCTTGGAAGGCCCGCAGCAATTTGTCCTGCGCATGGGCGAGCAAGAGGAGCTGTTTTCCTACGATTCGCAAGCCAGCGACTCTCACGCGGACAGCCTCCGCTCCATTGCGGAAGCGCTGCGGGGCAGTTCCCTTGGCCTCGACGCCCGGATCGTCTCCGAAGGCCAGTCCATCGCCTTGACGGTATCGTCGCGGCAGAGCGGAGCCGCCGCGGCTTTTGAACTGCGGGATGTGACGGGAAATACCGTTCGCTCGCTTGGGCTGGACCGCGTCACGCAGAAAGCATCAGACGCTGTCTACTTGTGGGATGGCGTGCAGCACACAAGCCCGTCCAATCGCGTAACGCTCTCGGACGGTGCGGTGCAGCTTTCCTTGCGCCAAGCGGGGGAAAACGAGATTGCCATCACCATCTCGCCCGACATGGAGCAACTGCTGCGGCACACCCGCACGCTGGTCAACGGCTACAACCGCCTGCATGCGTTTTTGGCGGAGCAGTCTCCTGTACTCGCGACGCAAAAGCTCGACACGTTCACGCGGATGGCGCAAGCATCCGGCGGAACGCTCGGCAACTATGGGCTTCGCGTACAGTCGGATGGGCAGATCGCCCTGGATGAGTCGGCCTGGCGTGCGGCGGTGTCCGCGAACTTTTCCGGGTTTGCCAAGGAAATGGCGGGCCTGTCCCGCTCTTTTCGCGAGGAAGTCATTCGGGTGCAAAGCAAGCCGTTTGCCTCGTTCTCCCGCTCGTATGAAGCGGCGACGTCGGCCAATCCGTACGAGCAGACGACAGCCTCTGGCATGCAGTTCCGCTTTGCCGCGCGAACTGGCTTGTTTTTCAATCAATTGTGGTAA
- the tpx gene encoding thiol peroxidase, with amino-acid sequence MTTAVERQGAFVFKGGPVTLLGPEIKVGDTAPNFTVVGGDLSPVTLDDSKGTVRIISVIPSIDTGVCDAQTRRFNEEAAGLEGVTVLTVSVDLPFAQNRWCGAAGIDKVKTVSDHKDLSFGTAYGVAIKEFRLLSRAVFVVDANDKVVYAEYVPAAGEHPNYEAAIAAAKAAK; translated from the coding sequence ATGACAACTGCTGTTGAACGTCAAGGCGCATTTGTTTTCAAAGGGGGTCCTGTAACCCTGCTCGGTCCGGAAATCAAAGTGGGAGATACTGCTCCTAACTTCACCGTAGTAGGCGGCGACCTGTCCCCTGTTACACTGGACGATTCCAAAGGAACCGTGCGCATCATCTCTGTAATCCCGTCCATCGACACTGGCGTTTGCGACGCGCAAACTCGCCGCTTCAACGAAGAGGCTGCCGGTCTGGAAGGCGTAACTGTGCTGACTGTATCCGTTGACCTGCCATTCGCGCAAAACCGCTGGTGCGGTGCTGCTGGCATCGACAAAGTGAAAACTGTCTCTGACCACAAAGACCTGTCCTTCGGTACGGCTTACGGCGTAGCGATCAAGGAGTTCCGTCTTTTGTCCCGCGCTGTTTTCGTTGTCGATGCAAACGACAAGGTTGTCTATGCAGAATACGTGCCTGCTGCTGGCGAGCATCCAAACTACGAAGCTGCGATCGCTGCTGCGAAAGCTGCGAAGTAA
- a CDS encoding gamma-glutamylcyclotransferase family protein, giving the protein MQKQLPVFVYGTLLKGFHNHALCVKPFPHTEAKATIEGEIYHLPEGYPGLLLGEGAEVTGAILDFAPEVYEKALAVLDELETYYGQGDPRNEYERTVVVARLAETGQEVPVYVYRYLDHDYVRQAGTKVEHGDWRRFMEEAAE; this is encoded by the coding sequence GTGCAAAAGCAGCTTCCCGTTTTCGTTTACGGCACATTGCTAAAAGGTTTTCACAATCATGCGCTTTGCGTCAAGCCGTTTCCCCATACGGAAGCCAAGGCGACGATCGAAGGAGAAATCTATCATTTGCCAGAAGGCTATCCCGGCTTGCTGCTGGGGGAAGGGGCGGAAGTGACAGGCGCGATTCTTGACTTTGCCCCTGAGGTGTACGAAAAGGCATTGGCTGTCCTCGACGAGCTGGAGACGTATTATGGACAGGGGGACCCGCGCAACGAGTACGAGCGGACTGTCGTTGTTGCCCGTTTGGCCGAAACGGGGCAGGAGGTGCCCGTGTACGTCTATCGCTACCTGGACCATGACTACGTGAGACAAGCCGGGACCAAGGTAGAGCACGGCGACTGGCGGAGGTTTATGGAAGAGGCGGCTGAATAG
- the sleB gene encoding spore cortex-lytic enzyme, translating to MSWMKKTLTTLLAAMLAVAFVCPAESFAAPLLKRGSESGDVWDLQYRLQLLGYYTDRLDGSYGANTVQAVKKFQKAYGLPVDGVAGTNTWRALKKVSVNRNEMQMLAQLVYSEARGESFTGQVAVAAVALNRLKSKDFPNTLKGVIFEPYAFTAVIDGQYWLSPNKTAYRAAWEAVRGWDPTNGALYYFNPSTATSKWIWSRPQVVKIGKHIFAK from the coding sequence ATGTCATGGATGAAAAAAACATTGACGACCCTGCTCGCGGCGATGCTTGCCGTCGCGTTTGTTTGCCCTGCTGAATCTTTTGCTGCGCCGCTCTTGAAGCGAGGCAGCGAGAGCGGGGATGTGTGGGATTTGCAGTATCGTCTGCAACTGTTGGGGTATTATACGGACCGGCTGGATGGCAGCTACGGAGCGAACACCGTCCAGGCAGTCAAAAAGTTTCAAAAAGCATACGGACTGCCAGTCGATGGCGTCGCTGGTACAAATACATGGCGGGCGTTAAAAAAAGTATCGGTCAATCGAAACGAGATGCAAATGCTCGCCCAGTTGGTCTATTCAGAAGCACGGGGAGAAAGCTTTACCGGGCAGGTGGCCGTCGCGGCGGTAGCCCTGAACCGTCTGAAGTCCAAAGACTTTCCGAACACGCTCAAGGGAGTCATTTTCGAGCCGTACGCGTTTACGGCGGTCATTGATGGACAGTACTGGTTGAGCCCCAACAAGACGGCCTACCGGGCCGCATGGGAAGCAGTAAGAGGCTGGGACCCAACCAATGGTGCGCTCTATTACTTCAATCCATCGACCGCCACCTCCAAATGGATCTGGTCTCGTCCGCAAGTCGTGAAGATCGGCAAGCATATTTTCGCCAAATAA
- a CDS encoding GNAT family N-acetyltransferase produces MTEPSVSERSGLLIREFDPQRDSLEALTRLLNTAYQTLAEMGFHFVAASQDAATTAKRIASATCLVGLLDGQIIATISYYPPAKTKGTPWYDEPFVAKFGQFAVDHRYRKHGIGSLFIQRAEELAIADGATELALDTAEGAEHLRRYYAAKGYRFIAYAQWSTTNYRSVLMSKRLSHD; encoded by the coding sequence ATGACCGAACCGTCTGTCAGTGAACGCTCCGGCCTGCTCATTCGCGAGTTTGATCCGCAGCGTGACTCGCTGGAAGCATTGACCCGCCTGTTGAACACCGCTTATCAAACGCTTGCCGAAATGGGTTTCCACTTTGTCGCCGCGAGCCAGGACGCAGCCACTACCGCGAAAAGAATCGCCTCCGCTACCTGTCTAGTCGGCTTGCTTGACGGTCAAATCATCGCGACCATTTCTTACTATCCGCCAGCCAAGACAAAAGGCACGCCCTGGTACGACGAGCCGTTCGTCGCCAAATTCGGCCAATTCGCTGTCGATCACCGTTATCGCAAGCACGGCATCGGCAGCCTCTTCATCCAGCGCGCAGAAGAGCTGGCGATCGCGGACGGGGCCACGGAACTTGCGCTGGATACGGCCGAAGGGGCGGAACATCTCAGACGCTACTACGCGGCAAAAGGCTATCGCTTCATCGCGTACGCGCAGTGGAGCACGACCAACTACCGCAGCGTCCTGATGAGCAAAAGACTGTCGCACGACTGA
- a CDS encoding TetR/AcrR family transcriptional regulator — translation MASRQEVRSEETKRAILAAATALFAERGFEAVSIREIAKAAGCSHTTLYIYFKDKEALLHQLSKGPLQSLAEQMERTLANEAVPPEAKLREISRQFIRFCLGNRNMYTLFFMVKASRIDVEQPEKELQALRTHLFALLRRAMQLSLPEEVGEAEALAFSRIYFYTLHGIVGTYTHSEETLDGLLERLAPTFDLAVDVILAGSKQLMTRSG, via the coding sequence ATGGCAAGCAGACAGGAAGTACGTTCAGAGGAAACGAAGCGCGCCATCCTTGCTGCGGCGACAGCGCTTTTCGCGGAGCGGGGATTCGAAGCCGTCTCGATTCGCGAGATCGCCAAGGCCGCAGGCTGCTCCCATACGACGCTCTACATTTATTTCAAAGACAAGGAAGCGCTCCTGCATCAGCTCTCCAAAGGCCCGCTGCAAAGCCTGGCCGAGCAGATGGAGCGCACGCTGGCAAACGAAGCCGTACCCCCCGAGGCGAAGCTGCGCGAAATCAGCCGACAGTTCATCCGCTTTTGCCTCGGCAACCGCAACATGTACACGCTGTTTTTCATGGTGAAAGCATCCCGCATCGACGTCGAGCAGCCGGAAAAAGAGCTCCAGGCGCTGCGCACGCATTTGTTTGCGCTGCTGCGCCGGGCGATGCAGCTCTCCTTGCCCGAAGAGGTCGGGGAAGCGGAAGCGCTTGCGTTTTCACGGATTTACTTTTATACGTTGCACGGCATTGTCGGGACTTATACGCATTCAGAGGAAACGCTGGACGGTCTGCTGGAGAGATTGGCCCCGACGTTCGATCTCGCTGTCGACGTCATCCTCGCGGGCAGCAAACAACTGATGACAAGGAGTGGTTGA